Proteins co-encoded in one Medicago truncatula cultivar Jemalong A17 chromosome 8, MtrunA17r5.0-ANR, whole genome shotgun sequence genomic window:
- the LOC11445137 gene encoding F-box/kelch-repeat protein At3g23880-like: protein MAEKKYNRMVKMKETLYIPYELIIQILLRLPVKSLLCFKCVCKSWFSLISDPHFANSHVDVSSARIVLISRTPPTVGIRSIDFETSINHDSFSLDHNFLLHRGYYFHEIKGSCRGFIFLHCWTNIYVWNPSSRFHKKIPLSPFDLKLHAYHRHHLYGFGYDRSRDDYLVVLLSLCPALVKTSSKLEFFSLRDNKWNEIEGPHITSFNTRDHPKPSKAGLFFNGVLFIG from the coding sequence ATGGCAGAGAAGAAATACAATCGCATGGTGAAGATGAAAGAGACGTTGTATATTCCTTATGAATTAATCATTCAAATCCTGCTGAGGTTGCCGGTGAAGTCTCTTTTATGTTTCAAATGTGTTTGTAAGTCATGGTTTTCTCTTATCTCTGATCCTCACTTTGCAAATTCGCATGTTGATGTTTCCTCCGCAAGAATTGTGTTAATTTCAAGAACTCCACCTACTGTTGGGATTCGTTCTATAGATTTTGAAACATCCATTAACCATGATTCCTTTTCACTGGACCATAATTTTCTGCTTCACAGAGGTTACTATTTCCATGAAATTAAAGGTTCATGCAGAGGGTTTATATTCTTGCACTGTTGGACAAATATCTACGTATGGAATCCATCCTCTAGGTTTCACAAAAAAATACCTTTGTCTCCTTTTGATTTGAAGTTACATGCATACCATCGACATCATCTATATGGTTTTGGTTATGACCGGTCAAGAGATGATTACTTGGTGGTTTTATTGTCCCTTTGTCCAGCCTTGGTGAAAACTTCATCAAAGTTGGAATTTTTCTCATTGAGAGATAACAAGTGGAATGAAATTGAAGGTCCTCACATCACTTCTTTTAATACCAGGGATCATCCCAAACCTTCCAAAGCAGGATTATTCTTTAATGGGGTGTTATTCATTGGTTAA
- the LOC112417314 gene encoding uncharacterized protein, with the protein MERKLVEILLPDDFNHGLMYYGLWVFGEFLSLWNMNFDNQTLEIWAMKIYKLRSSWTKTLVIPIGNDMHCFSPIYSTKSGDIIGTDSGHGLVKYNNKGQLLEYLKMNPNASEVAMYTESLLSLPGDREQV; encoded by the coding sequence ATGGAAAGGAAATTGGTAGAGATACTTCTTCCAGATGATTTCAACCATGGTCTTATGTATTATGGTTTGTGGGTATTTGGAGAATTTCTTAGTCTATGGAATATGAATTTTGATAATCAGACGCTTGAAATATGGGCGATGAAAATATACAAACTGCGTTCGTCTTGGACCAAGACTCTTGTAATTCCTATTGGCAATGACATGCATTGCTTTTCCCCTATATACTCTACAAAAAGTGGTGATATTATTGGAACTGATAGTGGTCATGGATTGGTGAAGTATAATAATAAAGGACAGCTGTTAGAGTATCTCAAAATGAATCCAAATGCATCTGAAGTGGCGATGTATACAGAGTCTCTGCTTTCACTCCCTGGTGATCGTGAGCAGGTTTAA